One Littorina saxatilis isolate snail1 linkage group LG1, US_GU_Lsax_2.0, whole genome shotgun sequence genomic window carries:
- the LOC138969476 gene encoding uncharacterized protein, which translates to MMTVPASLEDAHVKEEATEEGEKRKGEKPLAANAKKSSVPKNHTDSHHSPSRMASVLVPMPSRSILHSPEKDKSKRRSPAPKNLSRHRVHSDFYERMAAQALAAATMTSTVLTESANEQPLDLSRKSSRPRSVSEPDPPPVSRKEGKRSGKQGSGGGEGGMSNGISSLQSLQNRFGGDFLMESPRRPSSIIPLQSTILPSKSILRPPPIPGNGLSHLSISAAAAATASAASSSHHHQQHQPHHHNHHHQGQNTSKPKSTGSSKGERLDKLSAFATTANATTTSKKSDKPQEASEASRKADNTPKSGKNGSATGVSSSSRKDDEDTGDNKYTIHRCSCQKSFGTLYALSAHLQETGHVPCSSKQASLMDYPKLVRGQDMWLNQESEQTRRILRCMQCGESFKSLPMLTVHMMQTQHYSKIVSAEHGRRSHKCSAYCDRELDKECIFKCKVCQETYTDMEGLANHMIVSGHHKKQILRSHNYSDLSMRHKHRKRFLSDEASGSTVASLLEYKRKYQGGSGGSNGYLSQVGRAGGSGSGSATPAPNDGFITCEVCGKKIEMQGFVDHIRLCLRQKAEVIDALKQKLAAEEGCSSKAAESSTQPDSKEDSLDTSEQPLPSTRDSALFKRLNSLTSASPDKDTDSVHKDNDSAEEKEEESRAMEMDVNKNESHDVAKIQTKDSDITSVKSKDSTDDSSQLPESLSKDAEESSSKPKKDENSPSEEDASEELLDKSKPSAKSPDHSPLHSDTEDKEQTETKMKSSSAPPRIPSPMTDEDNTSERSPCHSPQSGLSQSGDSRPPTPVATPLPSSPQPNPTPPPPQTPDSTKSCSQSQKREHESDEDGDNEAEEEDQDQEKNRKRKKIRVEEPERKRQKDAQEVECLRKKIKVEIPDDDEYFKKTPSPVSVPLTGTPSPKRSERSERNSGKALDQSLDIIDPNREESAKSSGSSALKAMESFIERSFSSKFDARRNAMSGFAALGGSGHLPIMGMSRMVPRSSPSPSTATSSMSYLSRFSKFFPLHAPSSSSSKYLDVAMDTPLPSFEKNVLSSLSAKSAELLEKTRNTERDFARHRVMISNGLTSKQSREMASKTKPSATATSRTAESDKEGGESDENKDAKKKDEEDSEMEEEGEKKDEDLATKYLNLDEEEKKEDKVESEEDLEEGPLAQPSTSSGSGSSSGKKSALDSLSSFVYGQPLTSEHPLDSLQKLLTKTSIPKMMSTAAAAGAFPHFNPLHYPYLTEQMMERMGFSPPDLPMASPPSTSAKPLNLSMKAWGGGSDEEDPDIHPDYDSPSTSRDLDDSNHGSPPVLGPDGELTEYKCAACSRRFASKGSYRYHLSRCHLSSVKKYGIKEAFNMSPYVYLPLDHTAKFTKYYQMAQELASKGK; encoded by the exons ATGATGACAGTGCCTGCCAGCCTGGAGGACGCTCATGTCAAGGAGGAAGCGACAGAAGaaggagagaaaagaaaaggagagaagCCCCTAGCAGCCAACGCCAAGAAAAGTTCCGTGCCAAAGAACCACACAGACAGCCACCACAGCCCTTCCAGGATGGCCTCTGTCCTCGTCCCCATGCCTTCTCGATCCATCCTCCATTCTCCAGAGAAAGATAAATCCAAGAGAAGATCCCCAGCGCCCAAGAACCTCAGTCGTCACCGAGTTCACAGCGACTTCTACGAGAGAATGGCAGCCCAGGCGTTAGCAGCTGCGACCATGACGTCCACTGTGCTGACTGAATCCGCCAACGAGCAGCCTCTGGATCTGTCCCGGAAATCCAGCCGCCCAAGATCTGTGTCGGAGCCTGACCCGCCCCCTGTGTCAAGGAAAGAAGGGAAGAGGAGTGGGAAGCAGGGGTCGGGAGGAGGAGAAGGTGGGATGAGCAACGGAATCTCCAGCCTGCAGAGTCTCCAAAACCGATTTGGCGGAGATTTTTTGATGGAGTCACCACGGCGACCGAGTAGCATCATCCCGCTCCAGTCTACCATCCTGCCCTCCAAGTCCATCCTCAGACCCCCACCCATCCCCGGAAATGGACTCTCCCACCTCAGcatttctgctgctgctgctgccaccGCTTCTGCTGCTTCGTCcagccaccaccaccagcaacaTCAAccacaccaccacaaccaccaccaccagggTCAGAACACATCCAAACCAAAATCCACAGGGAGCAGCAAGGGGGAGCGCCTGGACAAGCTCTCTGCTTTCGCAACCACAGCGAATGCCACAACCACATCCAAAAAATCCGACAAACCACAGGAAGCTTCTGAAGCCTCCAGAAAAGCAGACAATACCCCCAAATCAGGGAAGAATGGATCAGCCACTGGAGTCAGCAGCTCAAGCCGCAAAGATGACGAAGACACAGGAGACAACAAGTATACGATACATCGGTGTTCATGCCAGAAATCGTTTGGGACGCTGTATGCGTTGAGCGCTCATCTGCAGGAAACGGGTCACGTTCCGTGCAGCAGCAAGCAGGCGTCGCTCATGGACTATCCTAAGCTGGTTCGTGGCCAGGACATGTGGCTCAATCAG GAATCAGAGCAGACGCGGAGGATACTGAGGTGCATGCAGTGCGGCGAGTCGTTCAAGTCACTGCCCATGTTGACCGTTCACATGATGCAGACTCAGCATTACTCAAAGATCGTCAGCGCTGAGCACGGCCGCCGCTCACACaagtgttcggcttactgcgacAGAGAGCTGGATAAAGAGTGCATCTTCAAGTGCAAG GTGTGCCAAGAAACGTACACAGACATGGAGGGCCTGGCCAACCACATGATCGTGTCTGGTCACCATAAGAAGCAGATCCTGCGATCACACAACTACTCCGACCTAAGCATGCGCCACAAACATCGCAAGCGCTTCCTCAGCGACGAGGCCTCGGGATCCACAGTCGCCTCCCTGCTGGAGTATAAACGCAAAtaccagggaggaagcgggggCTCCAACGGCTACCTATCACAGGTGGGGCGGGCAGGTGGGTCAGGATCGGGTTCTGCCACACCTGCCCCTAACGACGGATTCATCACCTGTGAGGTGTGCGGGAAGAAGATCGAGATGCAGGGGTTCGTAGATCACATTCGTCTGTGTCTGAGGCAGAAAGCGGAAGTCATTGATGCCTTGAAGCAGAAACTGGCTGCTGAAGAGGGCTGCTCCAGCAAAGCGGCAGAGTCTTCCACTCAGCCGGATTCCAAAGAGGATTCGCTGGACACTTCAGAGCAACCTCTGCCCAGCACCAGAGACAGCGCTCTGTTCAAGCGCCTGAACTCTCTCACCAGTGCTTCGCCTGACAAGGACACGGACAGTGTTCACAAAGACAATGACAGTGCTgaggagaaagaggaagaaTCCAGGGCAATGGAGATGGATGTAAATAAAAATGAAAGCCATGATGTTGCTAAAATCCAAACCAAAGACAGTGATATAACCAGTGTCAAATCCAAAGACAGTACTGACGATTCTTCACAGTTGCCTGAATCACTATCCAAAGATGCTGAAGAATCCAGCTCAAAGCCAAAGAAAGATGAAAACAGTCCCTCAGAAGAAGATGCTTCTGAAGAGCTTTTAGACAAAAGCAAGCCTTCTGCAAAATCACCAGACCATTCTCCATTACATTCTGACACAGAAGATAAGGAGCAAACAGAAACCAAAATGAAAAGCAGCAGTGCCCCGCCCAGAATCCCATCACCAATGACAGATGAAGATAACACGTCAGAGCGCTCTCCTTGCCACTCCCCCCAGAGTGGGCTGAGCCAATCAGGAGACAGCAGACCACCGACTCCAGTGGCCACTCCTCTGCCTTCTTCTCCACAGCCCAATCCTACGCCCCCTCCTCCCCAAACCCCTGATAGCACCAAAAGCTGCTCCCAGTCACAGAAACGAGAGCACGAGTCTGATGAGGACGGAGATAACGAAgccgaagaagaagaccaagatcaagagaaaaacagaaagcgCAAGAAAATCAGAGTGGAGGAGCCAGAAAGAAAGCGCCAAAAAGATGCACAAGAGGTGGAGTGTCTTCGAAAGAAAATCAAAGTGGAAATACCTGATGATGATGAGTACTTCAAGAAAACACCCTCACCAGTATCAGTACCATTGACTGGCACTCCCAGTCCAAAGAGATCAGAGAGAAGCGAGAGAAACTCGGGCAAAGCACTTGACCAGAGTCTGGACATCATCGACCCCAACAGGGAGGAGTCAGCCAAGAGCAGTGGTAGCTCCGCCCTCAAGGCCATGGAGTCATTCATCGAGAGAAGCTTCAGCTCTAAGTTTGACGCCAGGCGGAATGCCATGTCAGGGTTTGCTGCTCTCGGGGGGTCAGGCCATCTGCCCATCATGGGAATGAGCAGGATGGTACCAcgctcctccccctccccctccactgCCACCTCCTCCATGAGCTACCTGTCCAGGTTCTCCAAGTTCTTCCCCTTACACgccccttcctcctcctcctctaaATACCTGGATGTTGCCATGGATACACCActgccttcctttgagaagaaCGTCCTTTCCTCGCTGAGCGCAAAGTCTGCTGAACTCCTGGAGAAAACCAGGAACACGGAGAGGGACTTTGCTAGGCACAGGGTGATGATCTCCAACGGCCTTACGTCCAAGCAGAGCAGAGAAATGGCGAGCAAGACAAAGCCCTCGGCCACAGCAACAAGCAGGACTGCTGAGAGCGACAAAGAGGGAGGGGAGAGCGATGAGAACAAAGATGCcaagaagaaagacgaagaAGACTCTGAGATGGAGGAAGAGGGTGAGAAGAAAGATGAAGACTTGGCTACCAAGTACTTGAACCTGGATGAAgaggagaagaaagaagacaAGGTGGAGTCAGAGGAGGACTTGGAGGAGGGGCCTTTGGCTCAACCCAGCACCAGCAGTGGCAGTGGCAGCAGCTCAGGGAAGAAGTCAGCCCTGGATTCGTTGAGCAGCTTTGTGTACGGCCAGCCCTTGACCAGCGAGCATCCCTTGGACAGTCTGCAGAAACTCCTCACCAAGACCAGCATTCCCAAGATGATGTCCACAGCCGCTGCTGCTGGCGCCTTCCCCCATTTCAACCCCCTTCATTACCCTTACCTGACAGAACAGATGATGGAAAGGATGGGCTTCTCTCCCCCAGATCTTCCCATGGCATCCCCGCCCTCCACGTCTGCCAAGCCCCTCAACCTGTCCATGAAGGCTTGGGGAGGGGGCAGCGACGAAGAGGACCCTGACATTCACCCTGACTACGACTCTCCGTCGACCTCTCGCGACCTTGACGACAGTAACCACGGCAGCCCCCCAGTTCTGGGCCCGGACGGAGAACTGACAGAGTACAAGTGTGCAGCCTGCAGCAGGAGGTTCGCATCAAAAGGGTCATACAGGTATCACCTGAGTCGCTGCCACCTGTCCAGCGTCAAGAAGTACGGCATCAAAGAGGCGTTTAACATGTCACCTTACGTTTACCTGCCCCTGGATCATACCGCCAAGTTCACCAAGTACTACCAGATGGCGCAGGAGCTGGCCAGCAAAGGGAAGTGA